The genomic stretch GAAGGGGATTGGCAATTAAGTATTGTCGGTGAAGGTCCACAGCGGTCTGTTATAGAGCGACTGAGCCATAAACTTGGCATCGCCAATTGTGTTCACTTCCAGAGGCACATACCCTCCATACAAATGCCCGCTCATCTCAACAGCCTCGATGTGCTCGTCCTGCCATCTCTCACCAAACCCAACTGGAAAGAGCAATTCGGGCGGGTACTGATTGAGGCCATGGCCTGCGAAGTACCGGTCATCGGTTCTGACTCGGGTGAGATACCCCACGTCATTGGCGATGCTGGCCTTGTCTTCCCCGAAGGCGACGTAGTAGCCCTACGAAATCATCTGCGCCGACTGATGGACGAGCCAGAGATTCGTCGACAACTTGGTCAACGGGGTCGCGCCCGCGTCCTCGCCCATTACACCCAGGCGCGCATAGCCCAGGAGACCTACCAGGTGTATCAAGGGATATTGGCCGAGGGATAATCGAACAGGATGCACCAGTAGGCAAGGAACCTTGTTGGAATTCGTAACGTTTGTGGTATAATTTCGAAGTAGTGAATGAATTTGCTGTGATTCAAAGGACGTCAACGCAAAGTTCGATTGAGCGACATATTGTAGTGAATGCCCAACTACTATCACTCGATTCTACCTACCGTGCGGCAGGTGTGAGCCGCTACATCTACAATCTCGTTGGCTGTCTGCATGATGCCGACCCAACCAGTCGTTATACAGCACTGGTAGGCGAACATGTACAAGGATGGCGTGGCATCGGTCAGCAAATCTCTCGGATGCCCACGAATCAGCCTCTTGTCCGCGTTCTCTGGGAGCAGACCAGATTGCCATCTCACCTACGAAGCCTTCACGCCGACTTACTGCACGCGCCGGTCAATGTCGCTCCACTCCAGTCTGTTTGCCCGACGGTTGTTACTGTGCATGATCTGAGTTTCATTTACTATCCCGACAGTTTTCGCGCCTTCCAGCGCCTCTACCAGCGGACGATGACGCCCATCTCGATAGGTCGGGCGGCACGAATCATTGCCGTCTCCGAAAATACCAGGATGGACCTACTACGGCTGTGCAGAGCCGACCCGGCGCGAGTGCAAGTCGTGTACAATGGTGTGGAGGGACGCTTCCGTCCCATTGACAAACCAGAGGTAGAAGAATTCCGCCGCCGGCGCGGACTGCCAGAGCACATGATCCTTTTCGTGGGAACGTTGGAGCCACGCAAAAACGTGAGCACCCTACTGAAGGCCTACGCTTTGCTGCGAAAAACAGGTAGGACGAAAGTTCCACTTGTTATCGCCGGCGGCAAAGGTTGGTTCTATAGCCCTATCTTTGCATTAGCGGAGGAACTCGGCCTAGGAGAGCACCTGCTCTTTCCAGGCTATATCGCAGACGCAGAACTGCCTCTGTGGTATAATGCGGCAGAAATTTTTGTTTTTCCCTCGCTTTACGAGGGTTTCGGCTTGACTCCGTTGGAGGCTATGGCCTGCGGGACACCGGTCATTGTTTCTTCTGCATCCTCACTTCCCGAGGTAGTCGGTGATGCTGGCCTTATCGTCGAGCCGCAGGATGTAGAAGGACTCGCTGAGGCCATCGCTCAACTCCTGGATGATCCCGCCTTGCGAAAAGAACTGGGAGCAGCGGGGCGACGCAGGGCCAGGGAATTTACCTGGCCAAAAACTGCCCAGAAGACTGCCTCTGTCTATCGGCAAGCACTGGGTGAGGAGAGCAACTGAATATGTCACCCCACCTCAAACGAGTGTGGACAACCGCGAAAATCATAAGTGACGCCATTCTGATTAACGTCGCGTATTTCATATCCTACTGGATTCGTTATGAACTAGAGTGGTTCCTACCAGTCGAGGAAATATACCAGTTACCATTCCAAATGTTCGTGCCCAGCGCAGTGGTGTACACGTTCATCCTGCTCTTGGTCTATTGGGGAGAAGGTGTCTACAAAGCCAAGCGGGGCCAATCCTGGTTGGATGAAGGCTATCTCGTACTCCGCGGCACGGTGGTTGGCACCGCTATCATGATCGTGCTTTCCGTCTGGTACTATACTACACTATACTCGCGCTTGCTCTTCTATGTCTATGCTCCAGTGGCCATTATTGTTCTGCTCACCCTCAGCCGCTGGGTCGAGTCGAGGATCAAAGCGCGCCTACGCAAACGGGGCATCGGTGTCGAGCGGGTGCTGATTGTAGGTGCCGGGGAAACCGGGCGCATGATCATACGTAACTTGGCGGCCCAACCAGAACTAGGTTACGAATTAGTCGGCTTTGTGGACGATAATCCTGAACGCGGTGAAGTGGACCTGGGTCGCTTCAAAGCCCTGGGCAATACCGAGAAAATCCCCAATATCGTGTCGCAATACAATGTGGACGAGGTTATCATCACCCTCCCTTGGATGTATCACCGCAAAATACTGAGCATTATGGCCCAGTGTGAAAGGCAGCGGGTGCGGGTGAAAATCGTGCCAGATCTTTTCCAAATGAGCCTGAGCCAGGTGGGCATTGACGACCTTAATGGCATTCCCCTCATCGGTGTTCGCGAGACGATCATCGAGGGCCCGAATCTGGCCCTGAAGCGAGCCATAGACGTCATCGTATCCGCATTGGCTCTCCTGATCCTATCACCATTTATGCTTCTGATCGCCCTCCTCATCCGCCTGGAATCGCCTGGATCGCCTATCTTTAAGCAGGTACGGTTGGGAAAGGATGGGAAGGCTTTCACCGTGTATAAGTTTCGCTCTATGCGCCTGGGCGCAGAAGAAGAGCAGCAGCAACTTATCGAATTT from Chloroflexota bacterium encodes the following:
- a CDS encoding undecaprenyl-phosphate glucose phosphotransferase, with amino-acid sequence MSPHLKRVWTTAKIISDAILINVAYFISYWIRYELEWFLPVEEIYQLPFQMFVPSAVVYTFILLLVYWGEGVYKAKRGQSWLDEGYLVLRGTVVGTAIMIVLSVWYYTTLYSRLLFYVYAPVAIIVLLTLSRWVESRIKARLRKRGIGVERVLIVGAGETGRMIIRNLAAQPELGYELVGFVDDNPERGEVDLGRFKALGNTEKIPNIVSQYNVDEVIITLPWMYHRKILSIMAQCERQRVRVKIVPDLFQMSLSQVGIDDLNGIPLIGVRETIIEGPNLALKRAIDVIVSALALLILSPFMLLIALLIRLESPGSPIFKQVRLGKDGKAFTVYKFRSMRLGAEEEQQQLIEFNEATGPLFKIRQDPRRTRLGRLLRRLSIDEFPQFYNVLRGEMSLVGPRPPLPQEVEHYQEWQKRRLSVRPGLTGLWQVSGRSDLTFEEMVLLDLYYIENWSLALDLKIILKTIPTLIGGTGAY
- a CDS encoding glycosyltransferase family 4 protein, yielding MERHIVVNAQLLSLDSTYRAAGVSRYIYNLVGCLHDADPTSRYTALVGEHVQGWRGIGQQISRMPTNQPLVRVLWEQTRLPSHLRSLHADLLHAPVNVAPLQSVCPTVVTVHDLSFIYYPDSFRAFQRLYQRTMTPISIGRAARIIAVSENTRMDLLRLCRADPARVQVVYNGVEGRFRPIDKPEVEEFRRRRGLPEHMILFVGTLEPRKNVSTLLKAYALLRKTGRTKVPLVIAGGKGWFYSPIFALAEELGLGEHLLFPGYIADAELPLWYNAAEIFVFPSLYEGFGLTPLEAMACGTPVIVSSASSLPEVVGDAGLIVEPQDVEGLAEAIAQLLDDPALRKELGAAGRRRAREFTWPKTAQKTASVYRQALGEESN